From Paenibacillus sp. V4I7, one genomic window encodes:
- a CDS encoding late competence development ComFB family protein — MAVFNAMETIVMNLFDEFQKNYEMKCDCTTCKEDVLALVLNKIPPRYTSSEKGQLYVKGLYINPQLQSDVMRELIEAANIVEHHQHHREESQP; from the coding sequence ATGGCAGTCTTCAATGCAATGGAAACGATAGTGATGAATTTGTTTGATGAGTTTCAAAAAAACTATGAAATGAAATGTGATTGCACTACTTGCAAAGAAGACGTGCTTGCTTTGGTATTAAATAAAATTCCTCCGCGATATACCTCTAGTGAAAAGGGACAGTTATATGTAAAAGGTCTATATATCAATCCACAGCTGCAGTCCGATGTCATGCGAGAATTAATAGAAGCGGCGAATATTGTGGAACATCATCAGCATCACCGAGAAGAATCCCAACCATAA
- a CDS encoding family 78 glycoside hydrolase catalytic domain: protein MTTFHISNLTCEYRVNPIGLDTTQPRFTWQLESDIKHTIQSAYHIQVSRVENSFEPSRLVWDSGHIQSEQSVLVVYEGQELLARNRYFYRVKVWDQSGLQSPWSEIAFWEMGQLNPNDWSAKWITPDAASIDPDAEEAFYLRKTFTARKGIRKATIYATSLGIYELELNGSRVGDWEFTPGWTSYRHRLQVQTYEVTSLLQQGEKHTLGAVLANGWYKGNLAWKNQRNIFGDVRALFLQLHIEYIDGTSEITVSDDSWRASLGPVRMSELYHGETYDANLELSGWGMSTYQDDKWCPVTVLDHSKDILVMQENEPSRITQHLKPITVIETPSGETVLDFGQNMVGKVHMRLELPVGIRLQLLHAEVLDQEGNFYIGNLRHAKQTVTYVCKGGGEEQYEPHFSFQGFRYVKVVGWPKEVAFDAERFTGHVIHTDMAASGTFECSHLLLNKLQQNIVWGQRGNFLDVPTDCPQRDERLGWTGDAQVFIRTAAFNYEVALFFTKWLRDLEADQHELGGVPFVIPNVLGPTDHSSSAWGDAAVICPWTIYQVYGDKRVLEEQYDSMKAWITYMRDQGENEYLWNTGFHFGDWLGLDAKEGSYIGATPRDLIATCFYAYSTSLFVKAAEVLGRREDVAKYSELYERIVEAFTQEFLTPSGRLAAHTQTAHVLPLMFGLVKGSTRDRLAKTLAEYVVEQKNHLTTGFVGTPYLCHVLSENGYHDLAVRLVQQEDYPSWLYSIHKGATTIWEHWDGIKPDGSFWSDDMNSYNHYAYGSIGDWLYRVVAGLDSDDQQPGYKRIHFRPRPDSGLEYAKASLHSSYGKIRSEWKKEVDGRVVYEFQLPPNTTGLATLRGATFAMASVNGQAAQTAPGVLSAEESNGELRLELGSGIYAIIC from the coding sequence CGTTACTTTTATCGTGTCAAAGTATGGGATCAGTCTGGTTTGCAATCGCCTTGGAGTGAAATCGCTTTCTGGGAAATGGGACAGCTAAATCCCAATGACTGGTCAGCAAAGTGGATTACACCTGATGCAGCTTCTATTGATCCTGACGCAGAAGAAGCTTTCTATTTGAGGAAGACATTCACAGCACGTAAGGGAATTCGTAAAGCGACAATTTACGCGACGAGTCTAGGCATTTATGAGCTTGAACTCAACGGATCTCGTGTCGGGGATTGGGAGTTCACACCCGGCTGGACCAGCTACCGACACCGGCTGCAGGTTCAGACGTATGAGGTAACGAGCCTGCTGCAGCAAGGTGAAAAACATACCCTTGGCGCCGTGCTGGCAAACGGTTGGTATAAAGGTAATTTGGCTTGGAAGAATCAACGAAATATTTTTGGGGACGTTAGAGCTCTTTTCCTCCAATTACATATCGAATACATAGACGGAACTTCGGAAATAACCGTTAGTGATGATTCCTGGCGCGCTTCATTAGGACCGGTTCGGATGTCTGAACTGTACCATGGAGAAACCTACGATGCTAACTTGGAGCTTAGCGGGTGGGGCATGTCGACGTATCAGGATGATAAGTGGTGCCCGGTAACGGTTCTTGATCACTCCAAAGACATCCTAGTCATGCAAGAGAATGAGCCATCCCGCATTACCCAGCATTTGAAGCCAATAACTGTTATTGAAACACCTTCTGGTGAAACCGTTCTTGATTTTGGGCAAAATATGGTTGGAAAAGTGCACATGCGATTGGAGCTGCCGGTTGGAATTCGTCTTCAGCTGCTGCACGCAGAGGTGCTGGATCAAGAAGGGAACTTCTATATTGGGAATTTGCGTCATGCGAAGCAGACGGTTACTTATGTATGCAAAGGTGGCGGGGAAGAACAATATGAACCCCATTTCTCGTTCCAAGGCTTTCGATATGTCAAAGTGGTAGGCTGGCCCAAGGAAGTAGCATTCGATGCAGAGCGCTTCACGGGACATGTTATTCACACGGACATGGCAGCTAGCGGCACTTTTGAATGTTCCCATCTCTTGCTGAATAAACTTCAGCAAAATATTGTGTGGGGACAAAGAGGCAATTTCCTGGATGTACCGACCGATTGCCCGCAGCGGGATGAACGATTGGGTTGGACAGGGGATGCACAGGTATTTATCCGCACGGCAGCATTTAATTATGAGGTGGCTCTATTTTTCACAAAATGGCTGCGCGACTTAGAAGCGGATCAGCATGAGCTTGGCGGCGTTCCATTCGTAATCCCTAACGTACTTGGTCCGACTGACCACTCTTCCTCTGCATGGGGGGATGCAGCAGTCATATGCCCATGGACAATATACCAAGTTTATGGCGATAAGCGTGTTCTGGAGGAGCAGTATGACAGCATGAAAGCGTGGATTACGTACATGCGGGACCAAGGAGAGAATGAGTATCTGTGGAATACAGGCTTTCATTTTGGTGATTGGCTTGGGCTTGATGCCAAAGAAGGCAGCTATATAGGTGCGACCCCTAGGGATTTAATCGCGACATGCTTCTATGCCTATTCGACTTCGCTTTTCGTGAAAGCTGCGGAAGTGCTGGGACGCCGCGAGGATGTAGCTAAGTATAGTGAGCTTTATGAGCGCATTGTTGAAGCTTTCACACAAGAATTCCTAACACCAAGCGGGCGTCTGGCCGCGCATACACAGACAGCACATGTGCTCCCGCTGATGTTTGGACTCGTGAAAGGAAGTACGCGTGATCGATTAGCAAAGACGTTAGCCGAATATGTCGTGGAGCAGAAGAATCACCTGACGACCGGTTTCGTAGGTACGCCGTATCTGTGCCATGTATTATCCGAGAATGGCTACCATGATCTGGCTGTTCGTTTAGTTCAACAAGAAGATTATCCTTCATGGCTGTACTCGATTCACAAGGGAGCAACGACGATCTGGGAGCACTGGGATGGCATCAAGCCCGATGGATCGTTTTGGAGCGATGATATGAACTCCTACAACCATTATGCGTATGGATCCATTGGGGATTGGCTGTACCGTGTAGTGGCGGGTCTCGACTCTGATGATCAGCAGCCTGGATACAAACGGATTCATTTCCGCCCGCGACCAGATTCCGGCCTTGAATACGCCAAAGCATCGCTCCATTCTAGCTACGGTAAGATACGAAGTGAATGGAAGAAAGAGGTCGATGGCAGAGTAGTCTACGAGTTCCAACTACCTCCAAATACGACTGGCCTTGCAACCTTGAGAGGGGCGACATTCGCAATGGCATCCGTTAATGGTCAAGCAGCTCAGACAGCACCAGGAGTCCTATCAGCAGAGGAAAGTAATGGGGAGCTGCGGTTAGAACTTGGATCGGGGATATACGCCATTATTTGTTGA